A window of the Butyricimonas faecalis genome harbors these coding sequences:
- a CDS encoding SusC/RagA family TonB-linked outer membrane protein, which produces MAEFVKEVKRQTGCSFFYNDKALAAVEPITILKKDATLKEVLQEVVGTKGFNFVLEDSTVIIRKNVPQVVGYVVKGVVVDNKKQPLPGVTVKLEKMNIGTATDSQGMFKLTLPVKEGVLEFSFVGFKPQKINFTETNSTSLHIVMEEDIQALDETVVVAYGSTTKREATGSISVVKAKELEGIPSPSVANLLQGRVAGLDVTNMSGAPGAGGTSIVIRGYNSLDQDLYRRFSNPLWVVDGVPMNSFTSPVTGTNTLADLNPDMIESVQVLKDASAASIYGSRAANGVIIVTTKKGKKGQDATFSANFSQTWSVLPELPTVTIGREERILRLYQQRWGSMRAYRDENTMSYIYPTSNKDAYNHMNDSKYDANWIPNPAGNRFNGGGILQDSLNDFYNNATNFFPVYYHTGRVTNANIQTYAGSERMNYSIGLGYYDESGVLRGTGYSRVDLNSSMTVRPVKKLSVDMQFNASLANRRRGDHSNNQIEVVPGNPFEMSSLNPGKGSAVWNDVLEKLNGTKDKNRSVRLRANFRLTYDIMNGLSFSTSGAADYMINRRNYFEPSTLSSKGYSKSTGETGINLMALNENTLTYKKSFNETHNVNLLAGFSCQYDQLENNMGYAQNSPSDKIYYAPASLPSLGTEVSGNYTRYFAFKEYSSDMQEKLLLSYFFRAEYNYLKKYLFSLSFRSDGSSTFGKNNKWGFFPSVAGAWTFSEENFLTSQAHWLSFGKLRASWGRSGMDFDYCYLAQGILEVGNPSEGASSLQPNYKEGLYNDDLSWEQTDQYDFGLDLDLFDSRLGVVVDYYYRYTNRMLAAVVLPSAGAVSGFVKQWRNAASLSNEGLELLVKYEIFRRPDLYWKISVNAARNWNRLRSTASGRDDIGVIGRSINDIQVAKTNGFIDYQEDIPAYWRADGYKAYLNEGSPQFYLKPGDYKYIDMNGDGVIDSEDLVYAGSALAVLYGGIVSEFKWKNFDVNLSMAYQVGRHMINAVKITSLNMNEAPLLFDVNKVSFWSKPGDQADYPFGGRMEAVDRDVEKVNWLKLKTLTVGYSLPRDWMSKIGLRQIRFFASGENLLTFSNYSGLDPETVNIRTGYDGGRNYPLARKFTLGVTVKF; this is translated from the coding sequence ATGGCAGAATTTGTCAAAGAAGTAAAACGGCAAACAGGATGCTCTTTTTTCTATAACGACAAAGCATTGGCTGCAGTTGAGCCCATAACAATTTTGAAAAAAGATGCGACTTTAAAGGAGGTACTTCAAGAGGTGGTAGGAACAAAAGGTTTTAATTTCGTACTAGAAGATAGTACCGTTATAATTAGAAAAAATGTTCCCCAAGTAGTTGGATATGTTGTCAAGGGTGTGGTTGTAGATAACAAAAAACAACCGCTGCCGGGAGTAACTGTGAAGTTGGAAAAAATGAATATTGGGACAGCAACCGATTCCCAAGGAATGTTTAAATTGACATTGCCGGTGAAAGAGGGTGTGCTCGAATTTTCTTTTGTAGGTTTTAAACCTCAAAAGATTAATTTCACGGAAACCAATAGTACTTCTCTGCATATCGTGATGGAAGAAGATATACAGGCATTGGATGAAACTGTTGTCGTGGCATATGGTTCAACGACCAAACGAGAAGCAACGGGTTCTATTTCTGTGGTAAAAGCAAAAGAATTGGAAGGAATACCATCTCCAAGTGTGGCAAATTTATTGCAAGGGCGAGTAGCTGGGTTAGATGTAACTAACATGTCAGGAGCTCCAGGAGCGGGTGGTACCTCCATTGTAATTCGAGGTTATAATTCACTAGATCAGGATCTTTATCGAAGATTCTCGAATCCGTTGTGGGTTGTGGATGGTGTACCGATGAATTCGTTTACATCTCCGGTGACAGGAACGAATACATTGGCAGATTTGAATCCGGATATGATTGAATCGGTTCAAGTTTTGAAAGATGCTTCTGCCGCTTCAATTTATGGTTCGCGAGCTGCTAATGGTGTGATTATTGTAACCACGAAGAAAGGAAAAAAAGGACAAGATGCCACCTTTTCTGCTAATTTTTCTCAAACGTGGTCGGTACTTCCAGAATTACCAACTGTAACGATTGGACGTGAAGAACGAATATTGCGTTTGTATCAGCAGCGATGGGGAAGTATGCGTGCTTATCGGGATGAAAATACGATGTCTTACATATACCCGACCTCAAACAAAGATGCATACAACCACATGAATGATAGTAAATATGATGCCAACTGGATTCCGAACCCTGCCGGTAATCGTTTTAATGGTGGAGGCATTTTGCAAGATAGTTTGAATGATTTTTATAATAATGCTACAAATTTCTTTCCCGTATATTACCACACGGGACGAGTGACAAATGCTAATATTCAGACGTATGCAGGTTCTGAACGGATGAATTATAGTATTGGATTAGGGTATTATGATGAAAGTGGTGTGTTGCGTGGAACCGGCTATTCACGTGTAGATTTGAACTCTTCGATGACTGTAAGACCCGTGAAAAAATTGAGTGTTGACATGCAATTTAATGCATCTCTTGCTAATCGAAGAAGGGGAGATCACAGCAATAATCAGATAGAAGTGGTACCCGGAAATCCATTTGAAATGAGTTCTTTAAATCCAGGAAAAGGAAGTGCTGTTTGGAATGATGTGTTGGAAAAATTGAATGGGACGAAAGATAAAAATCGCTCTGTACGCTTGCGTGCTAATTTTCGATTAACGTACGATATTATGAACGGTTTGTCATTCAGTACTTCAGGTGCGGCTGACTATATGATAAATCGTCGAAACTACTTTGAACCCTCAACATTGAGTTCCAAAGGATATTCAAAAAGTACAGGTGAAACGGGAATCAACTTGATGGCATTGAATGAGAATACCTTGACCTATAAAAAAAGTTTTAATGAAACACACAACGTGAACTTGTTGGCAGGTTTTTCTTGTCAATACGATCAGTTGGAGAATAACATGGGATATGCCCAAAATTCCCCCAGCGACAAGATTTATTATGCACCCGCTTCTTTGCCTTCTTTGGGAACAGAGGTATCGGGGAATTATACGCGTTATTTCGCTTTCAAAGAGTACTCGTCAGACATGCAGGAAAAGTTGTTATTGTCTTACTTTTTTCGTGCGGAATATAATTATTTGAAGAAATACCTGTTTTCTTTGAGTTTTCGAAGTGATGGAAGTTCTACTTTTGGAAAGAACAATAAATGGGGATTTTTCCCTTCGGTGGCAGGAGCTTGGACTTTTTCGGAAGAGAATTTTTTGACTTCCCAAGCGCATTGGTTGTCATTTGGAAAACTTCGTGCTAGTTGGGGACGATCAGGGATGGATTTTGATTATTGTTATTTAGCTCAAGGTATTTTGGAGGTTGGCAATCCTTCCGAGGGAGCTTCTTCTTTACAGCCCAATTATAAAGAAGGATTGTATAATGATGACCTTTCTTGGGAACAAACGGATCAATATGATTTTGGATTAGATCTGGATCTCTTTGATTCCAGGTTGGGTGTAGTTGTGGATTACTATTATCGTTATACCAATAGAATGTTAGCTGCCGTGGTTTTGCCCAGTGCTGGTGCTGTATCTGGATTTGTTAAGCAGTGGAGAAATGCGGCCTCTCTCTCCAATGAGGGCTTGGAATTATTAGTAAAATATGAAATTTTTCGTCGACCTGATTTATATTGGAAAATTAGTGTAAATGCTGCGCGAAATTGGAATAGACTCCGATCCACGGCTTCTGGACGAGATGATATAGGTGTTATAGGACGTAGTATTAATGATATTCAAGTGGCAAAAACGAATGGATTTATTGATTATCAAGAAGATATTCCTGCCTATTGGCGAGCAGATGGGTATAAAGCTTATCTGAACGAGGGAAGTCCTCAGTTTTATTTGAAACCCGGTGATTATAAATACATTGATATGAATGGTGACGGTGTGATTGATTCCGAGGATCTTGTTTATGCCGGAAGTGCGTTAGCCGTGTTATACGGTGGAATTGTTAGCGAATTTAAATGGAAAAATTTTGATGTTAATTTATCTATGGCCTATCAAGTCGGACGCCACATGATCAATGCGGTGAAAATTACCTCGTTGAACATGAATGAAGCTCCACTCTTGTTTGATGTGAATAAAGTTTCTTTTTGGTCAAAACCGGGAGATCAAGCCGATTATCCCTTTGGGGGAAGGATGGAGGCCGTAGACCGAGATGTTGAAAAAGTAAATTGGTTGAAATTGAAAACCCTAACGGTAGGATATAGCTTACCTCGTGATTGGATGTCTAAAATCGGTTTAAGACAAATACGTTTCTTTGCGAGTGGCGAAAATTTGTTGACATTTTCGAATTATTCGGGACTTGATCCGGAAACTGTAAATATTCGTACAGGTTACGATGGAGGACGAAATTACCCTTTGGCTCGTAAATTTACATTAGGTGTAACTGTGAAATTTTAA
- a CDS encoding FecR family protein: MENCNIDELITRFLASEVTLEELERLDQWLMEDENHLRHFFKCKNLYDAIHPAFSLEDIDEKKAYRKIEGVQNRNRKILHWKSIAAVAIVLFSVALSIFYFSRVNDESLQMRIVKADSSKQTERLVLELASGKKIMLDEPGVSEITDNNITVARVEKNAMNYMLQGSERNEEIYHQLRVPRGEEFFLTLSDGTKIWVNADTEVRFPVKFVGNERKIFIKGEAFLEVAKDSVMPFKVVMPNNEVVVLGTSFDVKAYPDEKEDQVTLVSGNISVQSSVTAQNLLLSPGEQVIVDKMNGKMEKRIVDTDLYCSWREGKFIFKSSSLEYILNTLARMYDMNICWQDESLKEVSFSGEIKRYDQIDKLLKMIGLTDDVKFLIQGKNIIVSNP; encoded by the coding sequence ATGGAAAATTGTAATATAGATGAATTAATTACTCGTTTTCTTGCTTCAGAAGTGACTCTGGAAGAACTTGAACGATTAGATCAATGGCTCATGGAAGATGAAAACCATTTGCGGCATTTCTTTAAATGTAAAAATTTGTATGATGCCATCCATCCTGCTTTTTCATTAGAAGATATTGATGAGAAGAAAGCGTATAGAAAGATAGAAGGAGTACAAAATAGGAACAGAAAAATTTTGCATTGGAAATCGATAGCGGCAGTGGCGATAGTCTTGTTTTCGGTAGCTTTAAGCATATTTTATTTTTCACGCGTAAATGATGAATCATTGCAAATGAGGATTGTAAAAGCGGATTCTTCGAAACAAACAGAACGACTAGTGCTGGAACTGGCTTCGGGAAAAAAGATTATGTTGGATGAACCTGGTGTAAGTGAAATTACCGATAACAACATTACAGTTGCGAGGGTTGAAAAAAATGCAATGAATTATATGTTGCAAGGTTCAGAGAGAAACGAGGAGATTTACCATCAGCTTCGGGTTCCTCGTGGAGAAGAATTTTTTCTCACGTTGAGCGATGGAACAAAAATATGGGTAAATGCAGATACCGAAGTCCGTTTTCCGGTGAAATTTGTGGGTAACGAAAGAAAAATTTTTATTAAAGGAGAGGCTTTTTTGGAAGTAGCTAAAGACTCCGTTATGCCTTTTAAAGTAGTTATGCCTAACAATGAGGTGGTTGTGTTGGGAACATCGTTTGACGTGAAAGCGTATCCAGATGAAAAAGAGGATCAAGTAACCTTGGTTTCAGGTAATATTAGTGTACAATCGAGTGTGACAGCTCAAAACTTATTACTATCCCCTGGAGAACAAGTGATTGTGGATAAAATGAATGGGAAAATGGAAAAACGAATCGTTGACACAGACCTTTATTGTAGTTGGCGGGAAGGTAAATTTATTTTCAAAAGCAGTTCGTTAGAATATATTCTCAACACATTAGCCCGTATGTATGATATGAACATCTGTTGGCAAGATGAATCATTAAAAGAGGTTTCTTTTTCGGGGGAGATAAAAAGATACGATCAAATTGATAAATTATTGAAAATGATCGGACTAACAGATGACGTGAAATTCTTGATACAAGGTAAGAATATCATAGTTTCCAATCCGTAA
- a CDS encoding RNA polymerase sigma-70 factor encodes MEINEQNLLLKLSQGSSRAFAELFHYYYKDLVLFAGSYVKNITESEDIVQEVFIKLWTGRKDASKISSLKAFLLKSVQNSCLDELRHQNVKNKYFGLKSLFQTDVTLETEEYILYSELNVRLQEALIYLTSEQRKCFEMNRMQGIKQAQIAKELNIPLRTVELRIAESLKILKQQLKEYFILVVLFLLS; translated from the coding sequence ATGGAGATAAACGAACAAAATTTGTTGTTGAAATTGAGCCAAGGAAGTAGTCGGGCTTTTGCGGAACTTTTTCACTATTATTATAAAGATCTTGTTTTGTTTGCCGGTAGTTATGTGAAAAATATAACAGAAAGTGAGGACATTGTTCAAGAGGTATTTATTAAACTTTGGACCGGGCGTAAAGATGCATCTAAAATCTCTTCTTTGAAAGCATTTTTGCTAAAATCTGTACAGAATAGTTGCCTTGATGAATTGCGCCATCAAAATGTTAAGAATAAATATTTCGGATTAAAATCTTTATTTCAAACTGATGTTACATTGGAAACGGAAGAATACATATTGTATTCGGAATTGAATGTTCGTTTACAAGAGGCTCTTATTTATCTTACCTCCGAACAGCGCAAGTGTTTTGAAATGAATCGCATGCAAGGCATAAAACAAGCACAAATTGCGAAAGAGCTCAATATTCCCCTTCGAACCGTAGAATTAAGAATTGCGGAGTCTTTGAAAATATTAAAGCAACAATTGAAAGAATACTTTATACTAGTCGTACTTTTTTTACTTTCCTGA